The following are encoded in a window of Thermoanaerobacter ethanolicus JW 200 genomic DNA:
- the spoVT gene encoding stage V sporulation protein T — MKATGIVRRIDDLGRVVIPKEIRRTLRIKEGDPLEIFTDKEGEIILKKYSPISELSDFAQEYADSIYQSTKHPVCITDTDNVIAVSGVAKKELIDKPISQELEKYLEEKKTIMLGTGKDKGPIKIADGQEFNITSQVIVPIISRGDTIGSVVIFTKEAGEAVTEVEAKIAETAAAFLGKQMEE; from the coding sequence TTGAAGGCTACAGGAATTGTACGCAGAATAGATGATTTAGGGAGAGTTGTTATTCCTAAAGAGATCCGAAGAACATTAAGAATCAAGGAAGGAGACCCTTTAGAAATTTTTACAGATAAAGAAGGAGAGATAATTTTAAAGAAATATTCTCCAATAAGTGAATTAAGCGATTTTGCGCAAGAGTACGCTGATAGCATATATCAATCTACAAAACACCCTGTATGCATTACAGATACAGATAATGTAATAGCTGTTTCCGGAGTTGCAAAAAAAGAATTAATTGATAAACCAATAAGTCAAGAATTAGAAAAATATTTGGAAGAAAAAAAGACGATAATGCTTGGGACTGGGAAAGATAAAGGACCGATTAAAATAGCAGATGGACAGGAATTTAACATTACATCTCAAGTTATAGTTCCTATTATTTCAAGAGGAGATACAATAGGAAGTGTGGTGATTTTTACTAAAGAAGCCGGTGAAGCAGTTACAGAAGTTGAAGCAAAAATCGCTGAAACAGCTGCTGCTTTTTTGGGTAAACAGATGGAAGAATAA
- a CDS encoding Veg family protein: MVADRSTLDEIKKQLDKHIGARVRLKTNGGRKKTIIKEGLLEKTYPSIFIVVLDGQGATRRVSYSYSDILTDTVELTVMEGNKKIQCLQ, from the coding sequence GTGGTGGCAGATAGATCAACCCTTGATGAAATAAAAAAACAATTGGATAAACATATAGGTGCTCGAGTTCGCCTTAAAACAAATGGTGGCAGAAAAAAGACCATAATAAAAGAGGGATTATTAGAAAAGACATATCCGAGCATTTTTATTGTGGTATTAGATGGACAAGGAGCGACCCGGAGGGTTTCTTACAGTTATTCAGATATTTTAACAGATACAGTAGAGCTAACCGTGATGGAAGGAAATAAAAAAATCCAGTGTCTCCAATGA
- a CDS encoding peptidylprolyl isomerase: protein MKRKIALLLFFVFIVFLTVSCSTKKDVVATVNGENITNAEYKKAFDQVKAQIESSPQYTKDIWDQDYQGKKFLDVVKENVLDSLIAQKLLVQEALKNNITVTDKEIADEYQKEKEVNKDITKEDVKNYLLINKLFDEYTKDVKVTEEELKKYYEDNKEQFEVVKASHILVADEKTAEDIYNRLMKGEDFATLAKEYSIDTATKDQGGDLGEFPHGVMVSEFDQVVFSLKKGEISKPVKTDYGYHIIKSEGVAIKPFNEVKDAIESYLLNDKKNQVIKEKYDALEKAAKIQKFPQNIKVTVG from the coding sequence TTGAAAAGGAAAATCGCATTACTTTTATTTTTTGTTTTTATAGTATTTTTAACAGTATCCTGCTCTACCAAAAAAGACGTTGTTGCAACTGTTAATGGTGAAAACATTACTAATGCTGAATACAAAAAAGCTTTTGACCAAGTAAAGGCTCAAATTGAAAGTAGTCCCCAATATACAAAAGATATATGGGATCAGGATTATCAAGGGAAAAAGTTTTTAGATGTAGTAAAAGAAAATGTGCTTGATAGTTTGATTGCTCAAAAATTACTTGTGCAGGAGGCCCTAAAAAATAATATTACAGTTACAGACAAAGAAATAGCGGATGAGTATCAAAAAGAAAAAGAAGTTAATAAAGATATTACAAAAGAAGATGTGAAAAATTATCTTTTAATAAATAAGCTCTTTGACGAATATACAAAAGATGTAAAAGTTACAGAAGAAGAGTTAAAAAAGTATTATGAGGATAATAAAGAGCAGTTTGAAGTGGTGAAGGCTAGTCATATATTAGTGGCTGATGAAAAAACAGCAGAAGATATATACAATCGACTTATGAAAGGCGAAGATTTTGCTACATTAGCAAAAGAGTATTCTATTGATACTGCTACAAAAGACCAAGGAGGAGATTTGGGAGAATTTCCTCATGGCGTTATGGTTTCCGAGTTTGACCAAGTAGTTTTTTCACTTAAGAAAGGTGAAATATCAAAACCTGTTAAGACTGATTATGGATACCATATAATAAAGTCAGAGGGTGTTGCAATAAAACCTTTTAATGAAGTAAAGGATGCGATAGAAAGCTATTTGTTAAATGATAAGAAAAATCAAGTTATTAAAGAAAAATATGATGCACTTGAGAAAGCAGCAAAAATACAAAAGTTTCCTCAAAATATAAAAGTAACAGTGGGGTAA
- a CDS encoding DUF3794 and LysM peptidoglycan-binding domain-containing protein: MPQVYKDILEFDSVSGTYDTQLLVESDIIVPENEPDVLVLLAVNPRTYISEVFVTEGKVQFEGKLALDILYLGEKNGELERIEKEIDYSHVIEDEGIDKRSRCMLVANIENVDYKLVNSRKISMRAVIKIQCRLVVSDKKEVVIGAEDSIKVESLKKNVKLMHTVGQNSVEVFVKDKIKVPDGEAPIQKVIKTDVAVKPEEIKVTDNKVIVQGSVQCNILYISQGGEFGNLETDLNYANFVDIPGALSYMSAKTQEEVVDVVTTILEDEKGENTILDIEVTIRVKVQVLETEDRELPVDAYGTKAYIQPIKENLTVIEKLESFKSQFVVKTNVELPSFLKRFIDVVVIPVISDYSVDVDKLVLEGILDYTILYLSEEGSVKSYRDEYPFKTFVEISQVKGPMLVDIKISHVSYEIIAMKEIELKFAIDNTVDLLAEKEIEVIVDLKEIEAPREIDNKHSIVIYMLQKDETLWDIAKRYRVSLEELISANGLEEEKVSEGMKLIIPMEE; encoded by the coding sequence ATGCCACAGGTGTATAAAGATATTTTAGAGTTTGATTCTGTATCAGGTACATATGATACTCAACTTCTGGTAGAGAGTGATATAATTGTTCCTGAGAATGAACCGGACGTGCTGGTACTTTTGGCGGTAAATCCCCGGACATATATTAGTGAAGTTTTTGTGACAGAAGGAAAAGTTCAGTTTGAAGGTAAATTAGCATTAGATATTTTGTATTTAGGCGAAAAAAATGGAGAGCTTGAAAGGATTGAAAAAGAAATTGACTATTCCCATGTCATTGAGGATGAAGGCATTGATAAGAGAAGCAGATGCATGTTAGTTGCAAATATCGAAAATGTTGACTACAAGTTGGTAAACAGTAGAAAAATAAGTATGAGAGCTGTAATAAAGATACAATGCAGATTAGTAGTATCTGATAAAAAAGAAGTAGTAATAGGAGCTGAAGATTCGATAAAAGTGGAGTCTCTAAAGAAAAATGTGAAGTTAATGCATACAGTGGGACAAAATAGTGTAGAAGTCTTTGTAAAAGATAAAATAAAAGTTCCTGATGGAGAGGCACCTATTCAAAAAGTCATAAAAACAGATGTCGCAGTAAAACCGGAAGAAATTAAAGTCACTGATAACAAGGTAATAGTTCAAGGAAGTGTACAATGTAATATTTTATATATTTCCCAGGGAGGAGAATTTGGAAATTTAGAAACAGATTTAAATTATGCAAATTTTGTAGATATTCCTGGGGCTTTAAGTTATATGTCTGCTAAAACTCAAGAGGAAGTCGTGGACGTAGTTACAACCATATTGGAGGATGAAAAGGGAGAAAATACTATTTTAGATATAGAAGTCACAATAAGAGTAAAAGTTCAAGTGCTGGAGACGGAGGATAGAGAGCTTCCTGTTGATGCCTATGGTACAAAAGCTTATATTCAACCCATAAAAGAAAATTTAACGGTGATAGAGAAATTAGAATCTTTTAAATCTCAATTTGTAGTCAAAACTAATGTAGAATTACCTTCTTTCTTAAAAAGATTTATAGATGTTGTGGTTATTCCTGTTATATCTGACTACAGTGTAGATGTAGATAAATTGGTTTTAGAAGGAATATTAGATTATACTATTTTATATTTGTCTGAAGAAGGTAGTGTAAAGTCTTATAGAGATGAATATCCTTTTAAGACTTTTGTTGAGATAAGTCAAGTTAAAGGACCTATGTTGGTTGATATAAAAATTTCTCATGTTTCCTATGAAATAATAGCTATGAAAGAAATTGAATTAAAGTTTGCAATTGATAATACTGTTGATTTACTTGCAGAGAAAGAAATAGAGGTTATTGTAGACCTTAAGGAAATCGAAGCTCCAAGAGAAATCGATAATAAACACAGCATTGTTATCTACATGCTGCAAAAAGATGAAACCCTATGGGATATTGCTAAAAGGTACAGGGTGAGCCTTGAAGAATTAATTTCTGCCAATGGTTTAGAAGAAGAAAAAGTTTCAGAGGGAATGAAATTAATAATACCTATGGAAGAATGA
- the mfd gene encoding transcription-repair coupling factor has protein sequence MFTRQIEELKEIKTIEEFLQQRKGPILAYGLTDSQKAHIAHYIMTKFNKKVLVIAPDEVEARKIYEDLYSFNFGNASLFPKREALFYKIDAASQEVVSQRLQVIKKLSEGSPHAVVTSIDAAVGKLIPMDLFKKYQFVFKLGDTVNLEEVIKNLVTMGYERVQMVEGKGQFSVRGGIIDVFSPTEEYPYRIELFDDEIDSIRTFDVITQRSLENIDKINIFPATEFIAEAEHIKKGISAVSNYLNSYLSKIKKSKSGIAEKLQQKFEEIMEEITESKRVENIHELIDYFYDDVYSIVDYMGEEAVIILDESSRIKQRVNNLQMEFNENFKVLLEKGEVLPEQSKLFFDYEEILKRVKNNFLLIMNTLAKPDNELQPQTIVNFVSRSMHPFHGKMDILVDDLKYYKNAGYKVLLLSGNQERARILKDTLDSFNIDTVVIKDSEYDIQKGQVVIYPASVSKGFEYVDAKFAVISDGEIFGQTKRSKKTVKIRNADKIKSFTELEVGSYVVHVNYGIGKYEGIEKIKVDGIIRDYLKIIYAGGDTLFVPVEQLDLVQKYVGPTDNPPKLNKLGGSEWLRAKRKAKKAVEDLAKDLIQLYAKRQMVKGHAFSPDTPWQKEFEEQFPYEETEDQLRCIKEIKEDMEKDRPMDRLLCGDVGYGKTEVALRAAFKAVADGKQVAFLCPTTILAYQHYTNFIERFKEFPVKIEMLSRFRTPKEQAQIIKGLAEGTIDIIVGTHRLLQNDVKFKDLGLLIIDEEQRFGVVHKEKIKKLKENIDVLTLSATPIPRTLHMSLIGIRDMSVLENPPEDRFPVETYVMEFNEELIKDAILREIGRGGQVYFVYNRVNGIEKMASLVKDLVPGCRVAVAHGQMEESQLEKVMIDFLNGEYDVLVSTTIIETGLDIPNVNTIIVYDADKLGLSQLYQLRGRVGRSNRLAYAYFTYRKDKVLSEVAEKRLEAIKEFTEFGSGFKIAMRDLEIRGAGNLLGAEQHGHINAIGYDLYLKLLEEAIRNLKGEAPKEEITTTIDIKVNAYIDSSYIEDENLRLEMYKKIASIESREDMIEISEELVDRFGDYPKPVEALLEIAYLKAIASQLYITEITEKGNVVILKFKDMESVNMEVIEKAIKEYGGNLIFSSQVQPYLTYRFNKKETIQKELIELVEKIKSLQLVEK, from the coding sequence ATGTTTACTCGTCAAATAGAAGAATTAAAAGAGATTAAAACAATAGAAGAATTTCTACAACAGAGGAAAGGACCTATTTTGGCTTATGGGCTTACAGATTCTCAAAAAGCCCATATTGCCCATTATATAATGACTAAGTTTAACAAAAAGGTGTTAGTTATTGCTCCTGATGAGGTGGAAGCAAGAAAAATATACGAAGATTTGTATTCTTTTAATTTTGGCAATGCCTCTTTATTTCCCAAAAGAGAAGCCTTGTTTTATAAAATAGATGCTGCGAGTCAAGAAGTGGTGTCTCAGAGATTGCAGGTAATTAAAAAATTGTCAGAAGGAAGTCCCCATGCTGTAGTTACTTCTATAGACGCAGCAGTAGGTAAGCTCATACCTATGGATTTGTTTAAAAAGTATCAATTTGTTTTTAAATTAGGTGATACTGTAAATTTAGAAGAAGTTATAAAAAATTTGGTGACCATGGGGTATGAAAGGGTTCAAATGGTGGAAGGAAAAGGGCAATTTAGTGTGAGGGGAGGAATAATTGACGTTTTTTCTCCTACGGAAGAATATCCTTATAGGATTGAACTTTTTGACGATGAAATAGATTCCATAAGGACTTTTGATGTGATTACCCAAAGGTCTTTAGAAAATATTGATAAAATAAATATTTTTCCAGCTACAGAGTTTATCGCAGAGGCAGAGCACATCAAAAAGGGGATTTCGGCAGTTTCGAACTATTTAAATTCCTATTTGTCAAAAATAAAAAAATCGAAAAGTGGCATTGCAGAAAAGTTACAGCAAAAATTTGAAGAAATTATGGAGGAGATTACAGAATCTAAAAGGGTGGAAAATATTCATGAGCTTATAGATTATTTTTATGATGATGTCTATTCTATTGTTGACTATATGGGAGAAGAGGCAGTTATTATTTTAGATGAAAGCAGTCGCATTAAACAAAGGGTAAATAACCTTCAAATGGAATTTAATGAAAATTTCAAGGTTTTGTTAGAAAAAGGAGAGGTTTTGCCAGAGCAAAGTAAGCTTTTTTTTGATTATGAGGAGATATTAAAAAGAGTGAAAAATAACTTTTTACTCATAATGAATACTTTAGCAAAGCCTGACAATGAACTACAGCCTCAAACAATTGTTAATTTTGTATCAAGGTCTATGCACCCTTTTCACGGCAAAATGGATATTTTAGTAGACGATTTGAAGTATTACAAAAACGCAGGATATAAAGTATTGCTTTTAAGTGGGAATCAAGAAAGAGCAAGAATTTTAAAAGATACGCTTGACAGTTTTAATATTGATACTGTAGTGATTAAAGACAGTGAATACGATATACAAAAAGGGCAAGTGGTCATATATCCTGCCTCTGTTAGCAAGGGATTTGAGTATGTGGATGCAAAATTTGCGGTTATAAGCGATGGAGAAATTTTTGGTCAGACTAAAAGGAGCAAAAAAACTGTAAAAATTAGAAATGCCGACAAGATAAAAAGCTTTACTGAATTAGAAGTAGGGTCATATGTTGTGCATGTAAATTATGGTATAGGAAAGTATGAAGGCATAGAAAAGATAAAAGTAGATGGGATTATAAGGGATTATTTAAAAATAATTTATGCAGGGGGAGATACCCTTTTTGTACCAGTAGAACAATTAGACCTTGTGCAAAAATATGTGGGGCCTACAGACAATCCACCTAAGTTAAATAAATTAGGGGGTAGTGAATGGCTTAGAGCAAAAAGAAAAGCCAAAAAAGCAGTAGAAGACCTTGCTAAGGATTTGATACAACTTTACGCCAAAAGGCAGATGGTGAAAGGACATGCTTTTTCTCCTGATACTCCATGGCAAAAGGAGTTTGAAGAGCAATTTCCCTATGAAGAGACGGAAGACCAGTTAAGGTGTATAAAAGAAATTAAAGAGGATATGGAAAAAGACAGGCCAATGGATAGACTTCTTTGTGGAGATGTGGGATATGGTAAAACAGAAGTAGCTTTAAGGGCTGCCTTTAAAGCGGTGGCTGATGGAAAACAGGTTGCTTTTTTGTGTCCTACAACTATCTTGGCTTATCAGCATTATACTAATTTCATAGAAAGATTCAAAGAATTTCCTGTAAAGATAGAAATGCTTAGCCGTTTTAGGACTCCCAAAGAACAAGCGCAAATAATTAAAGGCCTAGCTGAAGGGACTATCGATATTATTGTTGGTACTCACAGGCTTTTACAGAATGACGTGAAATTTAAAGATTTAGGACTTTTAATTATAGACGAAGAACAGAGGTTTGGAGTTGTTCATAAAGAGAAAATAAAAAAACTTAAGGAAAATATAGACGTTTTGACATTGTCAGCAACTCCTATTCCTAGAACTTTGCACATGTCCTTGATTGGTATAAGGGATATGAGCGTATTGGAGAATCCTCCTGAAGACAGATTTCCAGTAGAAACCTATGTGATGGAATTTAATGAAGAATTAATAAAAGATGCTATTTTAAGGGAAATTGGAAGAGGGGGACAAGTCTATTTTGTTTACAATAGAGTAAATGGCATAGAAAAGATGGCTTCTTTGGTAAAAGATTTAGTTCCTGGTTGTAGAGTAGCTGTGGCTCATGGGCAAATGGAAGAAAGCCAATTAGAAAAAGTGATGATTGACTTTCTAAATGGGGAATACGATGTTTTAGTAAGTACTACAATAATTGAGACAGGGCTTGATATACCAAATGTAAATACTATTATAGTTTATGATGCGGATAAGTTAGGGCTTTCCCAATTGTATCAATTAAGAGGAAGAGTAGGTAGGTCAAATAGACTTGCTTATGCCTATTTTACCTATAGAAAGGATAAAGTTTTAAGTGAAGTGGCGGAAAAAAGGTTGGAGGCGATAAAAGAGTTTACTGAATTTGGTTCTGGATTTAAAATTGCCATGAGAGATTTGGAGATAAGAGGTGCAGGAAATCTCCTTGGAGCAGAACAACATGGTCATATTAATGCAATTGGTTATGACTTGTATTTAAAGCTTTTAGAGGAGGCTATACGGAATTTAAAAGGAGAAGCTCCCAAAGAAGAGATTACTACCACAATAGACATAAAAGTCAATGCTTATATTGACTCTTCCTATATTGAAGACGAAAATTTAAGATTAGAGATGTACAAGAAAATAGCCTCTATAGAATCTAGAGAAGATATGATAGAGATTTCAGAAGAGCTTGTAGATAGGTTTGGCGATTATCCAAAGCCTGTAGAGGCACTATTGGAAATTGCTTATTTAAAGGCTATTGCCTCTCAGCTCTATATTACTGAAATAACGGAAAAAGGAAACGTCGTTATTTTAAAGTTTAAAGATATGGAATCAGTAAATATGGAGGTTATAGAGAAGGCAATAAAAGAATATGGAGGGAATTTAATATTTTCAAGTCAAGTACAACCATATCTTACTTATAGATTCAATAAAAAAGAGACTATACAAAAGGAACTTATTGAATTAGTAGAAAAAATAAAAAGTTTGCAGTTAGTGGAGAAATGA
- the pth gene encoding aminoacyl-tRNA hydrolase, translating to MYVIAGLGNPGKEYEGTRHNIGFMVIDELAKKLGMNVTKLKFKSLVGEGNFKGEKIILLKPQTFMNSSGEALYDAVNFYKIPLENVIVIYDDKDLDVGKIRIRTKGSSGGHNGMKSIIYLLNSEEFPRVRIGIGKPQEDLVSHVLGKFEESEKKLIDEAVIKAADAVIDIIENGIEHSMSKFNG from the coding sequence ATGTACGTAATTGCGGGTTTAGGGAATCCTGGTAAAGAATATGAAGGAACGAGACATAATATAGGGTTTATGGTAATAGATGAATTGGCAAAAAAATTAGGTATGAATGTCACAAAATTAAAATTTAAATCCCTTGTGGGTGAAGGGAATTTTAAAGGAGAGAAAATAATTCTTTTAAAGCCTCAGACATTTATGAATTCAAGTGGTGAAGCTTTATACGATGCTGTAAATTTTTATAAAATTCCACTTGAAAATGTAATTGTGATTTATGACGATAAAGACTTGGATGTGGGCAAAATAAGGATAAGAACAAAAGGAAGTTCAGGCGGTCACAATGGAATGAAGTCTATCATATATCTTTTAAATAGCGAAGAATTTCCACGAGTTAGAATAGGAATTGGAAAACCGCAAGAGGATTTAGTAAGTCATGTATTAGGAAAGTTTGAAGAGTCAGAGAAAAAACTAATTGATGAAGCTGTTATAAAAGCAGCAGATGCGGTGATAGATATTATAGAAAATGGGATAGAACATTCTATGAGCAAATTTAACGGTTGA
- a CDS encoding S1C family serine protease produces MDYGKDFEDKIEKNDPENVVPPEENEKEELYQTEELNSEILKAEEQKQEELETTAPIPKVEFRNNKKSLGKMVKRFRRKMVASFIAVALVAALIGGGVTGAVMKYYGTQNDASAQVVTRYLPLDATSSDESGILNLIPNIYKIVSPAVVEIDTNVAYTNGYRTEYVPKGSGSGFIISSDGYIVTNNHVIDGASKITVKLLDGRSADAKLVGKDDRTDLAVLKINLPNLPVVKLGDSSKLQPGELAIAIGNPLGDSFAGTVTAGIISGLNRNLQSDYGPVKLIQTDAAINPGNSGGPLVNSKAEVIGITSVKLTSIGPSIQDPFGMFQSQGTPVEGMGFAIPINEAKPIIDQIIKHGYVERPMMGIGAQTITQQDAARYNLPVGVYVVQVQPNSGAEKAGIQPGDVIIKADGKNITSFEDLQSIINNHKVGDVINVTVWRNGKTFTVPVKLQSSANFQ; encoded by the coding sequence ATGGATTACGGAAAAGACTTTGAAGATAAAATTGAAAAAAATGATCCGGAGAATGTAGTTCCTCCAGAAGAAAATGAAAAAGAAGAGCTATATCAAACAGAAGAATTAAATAGCGAAATATTAAAGGCAGAGGAACAAAAGCAAGAGGAATTGGAAACTACTGCACCAATTCCTAAAGTGGAATTTAGAAACAACAAAAAGAGTCTTGGGAAGATGGTAAAAAGATTTAGAAGGAAGATGGTAGCATCTTTTATTGCAGTAGCGCTAGTGGCAGCTTTAATTGGCGGAGGAGTTACAGGTGCTGTGATGAAATACTATGGAACCCAAAATGATGCATCAGCCCAGGTTGTTACAAGATATTTGCCTCTAGATGCTACTTCATCAGACGAAAGCGGTATTTTAAATTTGATACCTAACATATACAAAATTGTCAGCCCAGCTGTTGTAGAAATTGATACAAACGTTGCTTATACAAATGGCTATAGAACAGAATATGTCCCTAAAGGCAGTGGCTCTGGTTTTATAATAAGTTCGGATGGATATATTGTCACAAATAACCATGTAATTGACGGAGCATCAAAAATCACAGTAAAACTTTTAGATGGAAGAAGTGCTGATGCAAAACTTGTAGGAAAAGATGATAGAACAGACCTCGCAGTACTTAAAATAAACCTTCCTAATTTACCCGTTGTAAAACTGGGAGACTCTTCAAAACTCCAACCTGGGGAATTGGCAATTGCTATAGGCAATCCTCTTGGAGATTCCTTTGCAGGTACAGTCACAGCGGGTATAATAAGCGGACTTAACAGAAACCTCCAAAGTGATTATGGGCCTGTCAAACTCATACAAACAGATGCAGCTATAAATCCTGGCAACAGCGGCGGACCTCTTGTGAACAGTAAAGCAGAAGTTATAGGTATAACAAGTGTTAAGCTCACTTCAATAGGACCAAGTATTCAAGATCCTTTTGGAATGTTCCAGAGCCAAGGAACCCCTGTTGAGGGTATGGGTTTTGCAATTCCAATAAACGAAGCAAAACCTATAATTGACCAGATAATAAAACACGGCTATGTAGAAAGGCCTATGATGGGAATAGGTGCTCAAACTATTACACAACAAGATGCAGCCCGATATAATTTGCCTGTAGGAGTGTATGTAGTTCAAGTTCAGCCAAATAGTGGAGCAGAAAAAGCTGGTATCCAACCAGGAGATGTGATAATAAAGGCTGATGGCAAAAACATTACTTCCTTTGAGGATTTGCAAAGCATAATAAATAACCACAAAGTTGGAGATGTAATAAATGTAACAGTTTGGAGAAATGGCAAAACATTTACAGTTCCTGTAAAATTGCAAAGCAGCGCAAACTTTCAATAA
- the yabG gene encoding sporulation peptidase YabG translates to MAFRINDIVMRKSYGSDILFRVINVIDNKGVRHYLLHGLNMRIIADAPEDDLIEVSRAKIVEYDRPYREKAEYLLKKIASSKSLQRKKGMVRASRQEPYGRPGKVLHIDGDEEYLNVCLDAYKKVGMEVVGVVVKEEEQPDKVYDLLEKYRPDILVLTGHDSIRSNTRDYSDINNYRNSKYFVEAVKNARKYEPALDNLVIFAGACQSNYEALIKAGANYASSPERVLIHCLDPVLVSEKVAFSHINELVKIEELIENTITGAPGIGGLQTMGKFRYGVPKGKY, encoded by the coding sequence ATGGCTTTTCGCATTAATGACATTGTAATGAGAAAGTCTTATGGCTCTGACATTTTGTTTAGAGTCATTAATGTTATAGATAATAAAGGAGTAAGGCATTATCTTTTACACGGTTTAAACATGAGAATAATTGCAGATGCACCAGAAGACGACCTTATAGAGGTTTCTCGCGCCAAAATTGTGGAATATGATAGGCCTTATAGAGAAAAGGCAGAATACCTTTTAAAAAAAATTGCCTCTTCAAAAAGCCTTCAGCGAAAAAAAGGGATGGTGCGTGCAAGTCGACAAGAGCCTTACGGAAGGCCAGGAAAAGTTCTTCACATAGACGGAGATGAGGAATATTTAAATGTATGTCTTGATGCCTATAAAAAGGTAGGTATGGAAGTCGTAGGAGTAGTGGTAAAGGAAGAAGAACAACCAGATAAAGTGTATGACCTCTTAGAAAAATATAGGCCTGATATATTAGTTCTTACAGGTCATGATAGTATAAGAAGCAACACCAGAGATTATAGCGATATAAATAACTACAGAAATTCTAAATATTTTGTGGAAGCGGTTAAAAATGCAAGGAAGTACGAACCAGCACTTGACAATTTAGTGATTTTTGCAGGAGCTTGTCAATCAAATTACGAAGCTCTTATAAAGGCGGGAGCTAATTATGCCAGCTCTCCAGAAAGGGTTTTAATACACTGCCTTGATCCAGTCTTGGTGAGTGAAAAAGTGGCTTTTTCCCATATAAATGAGCTTGTAAAAATTGAAGAATTAATAGAAAACACTATAACGGGAGCGCCAGGAATTGGAGGATTGCAGACAATGGGAAAATTTAGATATGGCGTTCCAAAAGGCAAATATTAA